GGGTATTGTCGGGAGCCGTGCTGCTGCCCGCGGGCATCGTCATGGCCGGGGCGCCAGGCGTATTTTTAGCGGCGCGGCGGGTTTGGGCGTGGGCCTGGGGGGCAAGGGCGGTCAGCAGCGCAACAGATGCTGCCAAGAGATAAATTTTCATAAAAACTTGTTAGTAAACGTATTATCGACTCTCGACTGCGTGGCTATGAGGCTAGCCGGCAGTCCGGTTTGGTAGGCATCTGAACGAGTTCTTTCCTTATGCCCCGCTTAGCAAGAGCTTAAGATTTGCTTAAAGCCGCCGCAGTGGCCGCCTCAACTACGTTTAACGACTGTGCTGCCAGCCCACCTTTTGGCGCGTCGGCAGCCTTTTTTCACTTGCCGCCGCGCCTGGCGCTGGCCATTGCCCCCGCACCCATGCAGCTACTGGTAATTGAAGACGAGCCCGGCATTGCAAGGTTTCTTAAGCAAGGGCTGGAGGAGGAAAGCTTTGAGGTAGAAGTAGTGGACAATGGCACCGCGGGCCTACGCCAGGCCCTGGCCCAGAAATACGACCTGCTGCTCATCGACTGGATGGTGCCCGGCCTCACGGGCCTGGAAGTGTGCCAGCAGCTGCGCGCCCGCCACGACCACACGCCCATTATCTTCCTCACGGCTAAGGATACCGTGCCCGATACCATCGCCGGCCTGCAGGCCGGAGCCAACGACTACATCAAGAAGCCCTTTCATTTTGAGGAGCTGCTGGAGCGCATCCGGGTGCAGCTGCGGCCGGCGGGGGGCCGGCCGAGCGCTTCACGCTGGGGCCTATCGTGCTGGATGTGAGCACGCACCAGGTATTTAAGGGCGACGAGGAGATTGCGCTCACGCAAAAAGAGTTTGCGCTGCTGGAATACCTGCTGCGCCACAAAAACAAGGTGTGCCGCCGCCAGAGCATTATCGAAAACGTGTGGGACATTCACTTTGAGTACAACACCGGCGTTATCGACGTGTACATGAATGCGCTGCGCAAGAAGCTTAAAATCAGCAAGGAAGATGACTATCTGCAAACCATTCGCGGCATTGGCTATGTCGCCCGCGACTAGATGAGCCTGCGCTTTCAGGACCGCATTGCGCTGCACTACGTGCTGGCCACGGCCGCGCTGGTGGTAGCGGCTTACCTGGTGGTGTTTGGGGTGGTGCGCGAGCGCGTGTACACCGACCTCGACCAAAACCTGCGCTTCGAGGCTGCCAAGCACATGAGCGAGCTGCGCGTAACGGCCAGCAGCATCCGCTTTGCCCACAAGGGCGAGTGGCTGGAGCGCGAGCACCGCGAGGTGCAGGTAGACCCCGTTTTTATTCAGGTAAACGACTTGCACGGGCAGCTCATGGACCGCTCGCCCAACCTCAAAACCGACCAGCTGCCCTTTGCGGCGGGGCCCGACTGGCAGCAGCCGCGCAACGTGCTGCTGCGGGGCAAGGCCCTGCGCCAGGTGCAGGTGCCGGTGCGGGCACCGGGCGGGCCGGTGCGGGGCTACCTGCTGGCAGCCATCTCGTCGGAGGCGGCGCAGCACGTGCTCGACAGCCTGGCGCTCGTGCTGCTAGGGTCGCTGCCGGTGGTGCTGCTGGGGCTGTTTGGCAGCGCGCAGTGGCTGGCGGGGCGCAGCATCGCACCCATTATCCAGATTACGGAAACAACTAACCGCATCACGCGCAATAACTTATCGGAGCGCATTGCACTACCACCCCGCCCCGACGAGCTGCACACCCTAGCCAGCGCCATCAATGGGCTGCTGCACCGCATCGAGCAGGCCGTGGCGCGCGAGAAGCAGTTTACGGCCGATGCCTCGCACGAGCTGCGCACGCCGCTGGCCGTGCTCAAGGGCACGCTGGAGGTGCTGGTGCGCAAGCCCCGCCGGCCCGAGGAGTACGTGGCCGACATCACGCGCGGCATTGGTGAGATTGACCGCCTGACGTACCTGGTGGACCAGCTGCTGCTGCTAGCCCGCTTCGAGAACCACGCCAAGGGCCTGAACCAGCAGGAGCTGACGGTGCTGACCTGCGTGCACGACGTGCTGTACCGCCGCCGCGCCGACCTGAACGCCAAGCACATCCGGGTAGATGTGCAGGATGGTGACACGCCAGCCATCGTTTCGGACCCGTACCTGGTAGACCTGATTTTGGACAACGTGCTGGCCAATGCGGTGAAATATTCGCCGGCCAATTCTACCATTACGGTGGGGCTGGAGCCGGTAGCCGGGGCCCTGCGCTGCACGATTACCGACGAGGGCATTGGCATTAAGGCCGAAGATTTAAACAAAATTTTTGACCCGCTCTACCGTTCTGATGCGCTGGCCCACAAGGAAATCGGGGGCACCGGGCTGGGCTTGTCCATCGTGGCCAAGGCTTGCGCGCTGCTTCACATTACCCTGGCCGTGCGCAGCGAGCTGGGCCGGGGCACCACTTTCACGCTGGGCTTCCCGCTGTAGCCTACTGCTAGCCCCACAAAAATATCCGCGTGTCCTTTCAAGGAGTGAGCCGGCATTTTTTGCACGACTTCTTGCTTTAGAAGCTTTTACCTCACTACCGAACGCCCCGCCCGGCCAATGGCTACCCCCGACGATGCTGCCTTGGATGCCCGCCTGACGCACTTGCGCCAGACCGACGCGGCGGCGTTTCTGGAAGAATTGTTCAAGGTGTTTTACGCCCCGCTCGGGGCGGTGACCTACCGCGTGGTGCCCGACCGGGCGGTGGTAGAGGACATTCTGCAAGACGTGTTTTTGCGGGTCTGGCAGGGGCTGGCCACGCTGCCGGCCATAACCTCGCACCGCGCCTACCTCACGCGCATGGTTCTCAATGCCGCCCTGCGCTACCAGCAGCGCGCCCAGCGCCAAGTGGCCTGGGACGAGGCCCCGCCCGCCAGCGCCCCCGTGGCCCCCGATGCCCTGGCCCAGCTGCACGCCACCGAGGCTAGCGCGGCCGTGGCGGCGGCCCTGGCCCACCTGCCGCCCCAGTGCCGGGTAGTATTTGAGCTGAGCCGCTACGAGGAAATGAGCTACCAGCAGATTGCCGAGGCGCTGGAAATCTCGCCTAAAACCGTGGAGAACCAGATGAGCAAGGCCCTGCGCATTCTGCGCCGCGAGCTGGCGGGCGTGCTCAAAAACCTGTATGGGCTGCTGCTGGCCCTGCTCGCCCTGCGGGCGCTGGCCCTGGGCGGCACGCTGCCCGGTCCCGGCCGGGCCACCCCCATGGGTTATTTTTGGGGCCGCGTGGGGTGGCGGCGCCGGGGCGTATCTATCGGGTACTGAGTTCCGCTCCTTTTCCCTGGCTTCCTGCTTGATGATGCACCGCTACCCCGAACCACCAGATGCCCCCTGGGCGCTGCTGGCCCGCCACCTGGCGGCCGAGGCGTCGGCCGCCGAGCGGGCCGACCTGCGCGCCTGGGTGCAGGCCGACCCTAGCCACCTGCAAATCCTGACCACTGTGACGCGCGCCTGGGAGCGGGCGGGTGAGGCGGCGGCGCAGCCCGTACTGTTTTCGCCGGCCGATGTGGAGGCCGCCTGGCAGCGCTTCCGCCCCTGATGGCCGCGCCCGCGCCGCCCCGGGCGCCCGGGGCTAGCGGCACGCCCCCACCGCCGGCCGCGCCTGTGGTGCGCCCGCTGTGGCCGGCAGCCAAACCGGCCGCAGCTACCTGGTGGCAGCTAGCCGCCGCGCTTGCGCTGTTGGTGGGCAGCGGCTACCTGCTGCTTGAGCGGCAGTTTTTGCACAAGCACGACACCGTGACCACGTATGCCAGCGCCGCCCAGCGCCAGCTGGTGCGCCTGCCCGATGGCAGCCGCGTGTGGCTGAATGCCCATTCGCGGCTGCACTACCGGGGGCTGGGCGCGCCGGCTAGCCACGGTGTGCGGGCCGTGCAGCTCACCGGCGAGGCCTATTTTGAAGTGGCGCATAATGCTGCCCGGCCTTTCTTAGTGAGCACGGCCACGGCCCGCGTGCGGGTGACGGGCACGGCCTTCAACGTGCGGGCCTACGCGGCCGAAGACTCGGTGGAAGTGAGCGTGACCCGCGGCCGGGTGTGGCTGCGGCGCCTCGCCGCCCCCGACAGCGTGCTGCTCACGGCCGATACCCGCGCTGCCCTGCGCGCCGCCGATGCCCCCGGCCGCGTGGCCGCTACCCTGCGCCGCACGCCCACGGCCGACCAGAATTTCCGGGCCTGGCAGACCGATACCCTGCGCTTCCGCGATACGCCGGTGGCCCAGGTGGCCCAGACGCTGCGCGCCACCTTCGGCACCACCGTGAAGCTGCTGAGCACCAGCCTGGGTAACTGCCGCTTTACCGGCACCTTTGCCCGGCCGCGCCCCGAGCAGGTGCTGGCCGTGCTGGCCGCCGCCACCGCCAGCCGCCTGGCCCCCGACGGCAGCGGCGGCTACGTGCTAACTGGCACGGGCTGCGCCGAAGAGGCTGCGGCCACGGCCGACCTTTCCGATTCTGCCACGCTAGTTGCCCAGCCGTGAGCGGGGGTACTACGCGCGGGCCGGCGGCGGGCCACTTGCTGGTTGGGCTGCTGGCGGGCGGGCTACTCAGTGGCTTGCCGGCGCTGGCGCAGCCGCCTGGCCAGCCGGGGCCAGCGGTGCTGGCGCGCCCCGTAGCGCCCCGGCCCGGCAATCGCCCGCTGGGCGAGCTACTGGCCGAGCTATCGCGCCAAAGCGGCCTGCCATTCAGCTACAGCAGCTCGCTTATTCCGGTCGGGCACCGCTTCCGGCTGCCAGCCGGGCCGCCGCGCCCATTGGGCCTGGTACTAAGTGAAGTGCTCGCGGCTAGCCATTTATCCTACGGCCTGCTCGATGGTCAGCTCGTGCTTTGGCCCACCCATACGGCGCTACCCGCCGGAGTAACCGCCGTAAATGGCCGACCTGCCAGCAGCCGACCGCCCCGGTCTGGGCCGGCAGCCTTCGCCGCCAAGGGAGCTGCCAATGTCGCAGGCGCCTCGGCCGGGCGCCGACCGGCTAGCCAGGCGGCCCCCCTTGCATTTGCCGCCCACCCATCCGCAGGAATCGGCTCCCAGCCTACCCTAGCCTGGCCCCCGGAGTCGCGCCGACGAACCAGCAAGGCACCCGGCACGACCGGGAAGACTACCAGACTGACGTTGCCACTGGCGAGTTCGCCGACAAGCAATGCGCCCGGCACCGCCAGAGCGTTAGCAACGGCCCCGCCAGCTAGGCTTAAGCATGCGCAGTCAGCGGCCCATAATACCCCGAATAACCGGGCTGGTTCTCCCCGCCGTTTGGGCCCAACCGCCCCGGCCAACGGCCAGCCTGCCATCGCCCGCACCTCGGCTAGCCCGCCACTCGGGAGCACTGCGCTGCCAGGTCTTTTAACTGATAATCAAGGTAAAAAATCTACTGAATCTTTGGGCCGGGCCACAATCGGCCGGCCCGCCGCTGCCGTAGCGCGGTGGCCAGCCAGCACTGAAGCAGCTAGTTCCTTGGCCTTATTAGCGCCGCTAACTACTACCTTGCTAAGCACTGAGGGGCCAGCAATTCCGCCGGCGTTAGGCTTGCTGGCTGCTGCCCGCCCGGCGCGCGAAGCGGCTAGCCCCAGCGCCCCCAAAAAGCGCCCGGACCTGGCTACTATCTGGAACCACACCTACTTGCACGGTGAGGCCTGGCTGAGTGAAAGCCTGCCCGTGGGCGGCACCGTCAAAATCGGCGTGCCGCGCGTCTACTTGGTGCTGGGCGCGGCCATTGGGCCGCTCGACCGGCGCGCGGGGGCAGTTTGGGGGCTGGGGCTGGGCACGGCGGGCCGGGCGCGGGGGCGCTTCACGCCCAGCCTCGATGCCGTAGCGTGGTTTTTGTCGAGCGATGGCGACGACGGCATCCGGCAGGCGCGCCTGCTGCAGCTGCGACCGCTGCTGGCCTGGCAGTTCAAGCGCGACGGCCAGGTATCGCTGCTGGCCGGCCCGACCTTCAACCTCGCTACGGCCAACCATAATGGCAATCGGCAGTGGTCGTTTGGCCAGGACCGGTGGCTGTGGCTGAATACGGCGGATGACCAATCGATTATCCGTCTGTGGCCGGGGGTGCAGGTAGGTCTGCGCTTCTGACAATGCGAGCCCCAGCCGACCCCGGCTAGGGCATGACGAAGCCAAAATCCACGCTCACGATGTTGGCCGTGAGGCCGGTCGTTTGCCAGTAGTGGCCGTAGCGCAGGTCGATAGACTTGAACTTGGCAACCCGGCCGCCGAAGGGCGTTTTGAAGCGCCCCAGCCCGTAGAGCGGCGCGTAGCGGAAGCCCAGCCCCAGTTTCTGGGCCGTGAAGGCCGACAGGTCGTAGTCGGAGGTATAATACTCGTCGTAGATGGAGTGCTCCCGCCAGGGCGCGAAGTAAGTCGAGGCCGTTTGGGTGTGGTAGCGGTAGAAGGGATAGAGCGTGAAAAACGGCGACACCTTCACCGGCGCTTCCAGCTCAAAGGTGTGGGCCCGGATGCCAAAATTGTCGTTGTAGAAGCGATAAAAGCCCCTGATTTGAACCAGGTCGGTGGCGTAGTAGTTGAGGCGCAGGCCCACCGGGAACTTGTTGCGCAGGCGCGGCAGCAGCTCGGTTTTGGCGGTGCCCAGCGTGCCGGGCGTGCCCAGCGCGCGGTCGCTGTCATAAAAGTATACCCGGTGAAACGGCGTGCTCAGCAGCCCGCGCTGGCTCACCAGCTCGGTGCTCACGGCCATTTGCAGGCGCTTGGTGAGTACCTGCGAGTACACGATATTCAGGTTGTAGCTCTGGCGGTTGTCGAAGCCCGAGCCGTGCGCCTGGTTGCCCGAGCCGGTGGCGGCAGTGCGCAGCTCGACGGGCAAAATCAGCGTCACCCGGTCGAGGTACACCTGCCCGCCGATGCTCAGCTCGCGGTTGCCGTCGCGCGAGCCGTGGGTCCAAGAGCCGGCCAGATTAAACGATTGGTAATCATACTCCTTGGATGCCCCACCGCCGATGCTCAGGATGGTGCGCTTGTCTTTCAGCGTGCGCGCGTAGCCCAGGTCGATGTGGTAGCGCACGTCGCTGGCCGAGGGCGAGGAAATAACCTGGTCGATGCGGTCGGTCGAGGCCGAGGCGTAGTAGTCGAAGCCCACGTTGGCCGTGAGGCGCGCCACCGAGTCGAGCGGCACGTTCAGCACAATGGTGGGGGCCACATCGGTGAGGTGCTGCGTGCCGATGCCGCCCTCCACGGCCCCGTGGTCGCCATTTTGCTGGTAGTAGCTGCTGATAAAGTCCAGGTCGGTTTCGCCCACCGATACGGGCGCGGGGTGCGCCACCGGAGTGGCGGCCGGCACGCCCGAGCCATCGAGGCGGTTGGGGTTCGGGGTGCCCTGGGCCAGGGCCGCCACGGGCAGCGCCAGCACGAGGCCAGCGGCTAGCAAAAATCTCATGTGTAAGCTCTTAGATTCGCTTGTAAACCCACGGCTAGTTGCAGCCGCAGCCGCCGCCCACCTTGCCGCCGTTGGCGCCGCCGGCCCCCTCGCGGTAGCTCTCGAAGTTGACTTCCGAGGTTTCAACCTTCTTGGTGGCCAGCTTCATATCTTCGTCGTTGAGGTAGGCTTTCTGGTAGGCCGCCACCGACACGCAGCCGGGTAGCAGGGCGCTGCCGGCCAGCAATAAACCCAGCGCAACCGGGCGAAAAAAGGCGGAGAGTCTCATCGGGTAGCGGAGGGTTTGGCAACGGCGGCGGCGGCGCTGTGGTACGAATTAAGCTGCATCCCCCTGGAAACCAAGGTTTGCCCATCGTCGGTAATCACGGTAGCGTCCACGCCCTTGAGACGGTTTATCAGCGCTAGCCCCGGCTTGGCGCCGAGCACAAACACGGCGTCGTCGAGGGCATCGGCCAGCTCCACGTCGGGGCAGATAATCGTAACCGAGCGCAGGCCCGTGGCCGGGTAGCCGGTGTGCGGGTTGATGATGTGGCCGTAGTACTTGCCGCCCACCGTGAAATATTGCTCGTAGTTACCGGCCGTCACCACCGCCAAGTCACTGACCGTGAGCCACGACGACACCGTGTGCGGCCGGGCCGGGTCGCCGATGGCAATGCGCCAGCCCGCGCCGTCGGGCTGCTTGCCCCAGCAGTACACATCGCCCGAGCCGTTGATGAGGCCCCCGGCAATGCCCATTTTCTTCATAATCTCCTGGGCGCGGCGCACGCCGTAGCCTTGTAAGATGCCGGCTAGGTTGATGCGCATCCCTTTCTCGGGCAAGTACACCGAATGCGTAGCCGGGTCGAGCTTCACCTGCTGCCAGCCAATGCGCCGAATGGAGTTGCGAACCGTGGCCGAATCGGGCAGGCTGGCGTGCGCCTGCTTGTCAAATTGATATATTTTGTCACCACTGGCAAACGTGATGTCAAACGCCCCGCCGCTCAAGGCCGAAATCTTCAGCGTGCGCTCGATAAGGTCGTACACCTCCTCGTCCACCACCACCGGCCGGATGCCGGCCAGCCTGTTAATTTTCACTACCTGCGAGGTCGAGTCCCAGTAGGAAAAAAGACGGTCGATGCGCCAGGTTTCGCGCATCCCGGCACGCAGCGCGCGCCAGGCCAGCGAGTCGTCATCCGACACGGCCGTGAAGGTGAAGTGCGAGCCCATCAGGTGCGCCGCGCGGGTGTAGGCCCGCGCCGGGCGGGCGGCGGCCACGGTGGGCGCCTGCGCCGCGGCCACCAAGCTGCTGCCCACGCTCAACCCCGCTAGCGCAGCAACCCGCAGCTTTAACAACTGCTTAATCAGCAAGAACATACGCCTAATTTTTGGCAAGTAGTTGATTCAGATACGTATCGAAGGCGGTGGCCCCGCCGGGGCGGTAGCCGGTGCGGGCCAGCACTTTACCCTCGGGCGAGAGCAGCACCACGGCCGGAAAGGCTCCCTCCTTGTTGAGCCGGGCAGCGGCCTCCTCGTTGCGCTTGGTTTGGGCCGGGTCGAGGCGATTTTTCTTGTTGCGCGGAAAATCGAAGCGAGCCAGCACAAACTTGCCCTGCGCGTACTGCGCAAACTCGGGCTGGTCAAATACTTCCTGCTTGAGCAGCATGCAGGGCTTGCACCAGTCGGAGCCCGAAAACACGGCCAGCACCGGCTGCTGGCTAGCCTTGGCCTGGGCCAAAGCGGCGGTAAGGTCCGAGGTCCAGACCAGGGCGGGGGCCTGCGCGTGGGCACTACCGGCGGCCAGCAGCACCACAAAAGAGATAGCAAGCAGTCGCATAAATACAGAAGCGAAAGGGGAGAACAGTAGGAAGTTACTAACTATAAGCTTTTGCCGGCTAGCCGGTTACGTGCAGACTGGTGCCCGTTTGCACCACGACCACCTGCTTGCAACCCGACGAAGCCGGGCTGCTGATGGCGCCACCACCCAGATTAAATACGGCGTTGTGGTTGGAGCAGACGAAATGCGCAGCCGCTTGGTTGAGGCACACGCTGGTACCCGGATGCGGGCACGGCGCCTGCAGGGCCACGCAAGCATCGGCGGCAGTTTTGGCCACGATAATGGCCCGGCTATCTACGTAGGTGTAGCGCACGCCGGGGTTGTCGAGCGGGGTGCTGGTCACGGCCGCGAGGTCTACCATAAAATAGATGCCGCTTGCCGCCGCTAGGGTCAGATTACTACTGGCGCAGCCACCCAGGCAGCCCGCAGCTAGCAGACCAGCCGCGCCCAGTCCAACATTGTGGTTGATTACTGAGCTAGCCGTCATAATGGGGAGCAGGAGAAAAGGATAAGTTAGGGGCGGGTAGCTAGCCCCCGGACGGTGTACCAGCGCTGCCGAAGAGATGCACAGCAGTTCAGCAACCCCTACGCCAAGAGAATTTATTTTCAGTTAAAATCTTTATAAATAATGTTATTTTCTTCATTATCAAAATTATATCTCCGAAAGAGTTGCCTCAAATTGCTGAAGATGGCAGAATAATATCGCCCTGCCCAAGGCTTGGGATACCAATATAGACCCGCATTATGCCGTAATAAGGCATTTCCCGAATCAGCCGCGGGCGCTAGCCAGTCAATTTTATCTGTCGGCTCTTTCCCCCAGTGCCATCACCGCTCTCCGGCACGCCACAAACCAAAAAGCCCCCGCTTATAACCTAATAAGCGGGGGCTTTTAGTACCAGAGACGGGACTCGAACCCGTAAGCCCGTGAAGGCAAGGGATTTTAAGTCCCTCGTGTATACCATTCCACCACTCTGGCAAGAGGTGTTGACACAGTCAAAACTAATTGAAAAATATCAGTCTTGCCTTGAAACAGAAAAGACGTTGCAAGTAAGCAACGTCTTTTCTGTTTTGGAGCGGGAGACGAGGTTCGAACTCGCGACCTCGACCTTGGCAAGGTCGCGCTCTACCAACTGAGCTACTCTCGCTTGAGGTTTGTTCGCCGTGGTGGCGAATGGTGGTACAAAGGTAGGCAAAAGTGCGCAGCACGCAAGTAGCAGGTCCCATTTTTTTGATTAGCGAGGTGTTGTGGCTTCATTTTCAAGTAAAAAAAAATTTCCACCTCTGTGTTGGCGCTTGCCAAGGCATTTTTTACAGCCCGGCAAAATCCAGTGTGTACCGGGCCGCCGTAGGTGAGCCAGGTTTTAACCTCAACTATTTTTCTTTTTCCTTTTTTACCCATGAAATTCTCTTTTGCAACCCTCGCTTTGGTAGCATTGCTTGGCACGGCCGGCGTTCAATCGGCTTCGGCCCAAAAGGCCAAAACTGTGATGGTGGGCGGCGCCCCGATGTACCCCACGAAAAACATTATTGAGAACGCCGTTAATTCGAAAGACCACACCACCCTGGTCGCCGCCGTGAAGGCCGCTGGCCTAGTGGAAACCCTGTCGGGCCCTGGTCCTTTCACCGTGTTTGCGCCTACCAATGAGGCCTTCAATGCCCTGCCCGCTGGCACGGTAGAAACTTTGGTGAAGCCCGAGAATAAGGCTACGCTTACCAAAATCCTGACCTACCACGTGGTAGCTGGCAAAATGACGTCGGCCGACTTGGCGAAGGCCATTAAGGCGGGCGGCGGCACGGCCAAGCTCACTACCGTGCAGGGCGAAACCCTGACGGCCATGATGAAAGGCAAAAACATCGAGCTGAAAGACGAGAAGGGCGGCGTAGCTACCGTTACTATCGCCGATGTAATCCAGAGCAACGGCGTGATTCACGTAATCAACAAAGTGCTGATGCCCTAGTGGCTAGCCACGGCTCGCTGCGTAAAACGCCGGCTTTCTCCTAGGAGAAAGCCGGCGTTTTTGCGTGTCCGGCTCTATTTGCCAATGTCGCGCCTGGCCAGTAATTTGAACCGTCCATCTCCATTCTATTACTTTTTCCACCCATTCTATGTTTCTTTCTACCCGGTATTGGTTACATGCATTTTTAGTAGTAACAAGCTGGCTGCTACTTACTCAGACCGCTACTGCTCAGAAAATGCGCGACACAAAATATGAAAAAGGCACTCTTGTAAAAGGTCAAAAAACGGGCATCTGGGAATACTATGGCTACACGCCTTCGGGCGAGAAAGTGGTGCTGCAACGCTACGACTACGACCAGCACCAGCTGCTGTACTTTCGGCCCGGGCCCGACATTACGTGCCACACCGAAGTGAGCCCCGGCAAGTGGAGCTACGTGCGCCCCGACCAGCCGCCGCTCTTTATTGGTAGCGACGTGGCCCTGGCCGAATACACGAGCCGGCTCAACTACCCGCCGGCGGCGCAGGCCCGCAATATTCAGGGCAAAGTGGTGGTGGCCTTCGTGATTGATACGCTCGGCCACCTCAGCAACTACCACTTGGTGCAGCGCATTGGGGGCGGCTGCGATGAGGAAGCCCTGCGCGTGGCCCGCACCGTGCCCGAGCAGTGGGTGCCCGCCCGCATGGGGCGCCGCGCGGTGGCCGTAGAGTACGAGCTGCCGCTCAACTTTCGGCTGGCGCAGCCTTAAGCCGGCGGTAGCCGTATGTTGGCGGCATGAAAGTAGCTTTTTTTACTTCGTTGGCTAGCCTGGGCCTGGCGCTAACGCTGACTGGGTGTGACTCAACTCCGCGTGAGCGGCAGGAAATAGTGCGCCAGGAAATGACCAAGCTCGACACGGCGGCGCATAACACCGGGCGCACCCTGCGCCGGCTAGGCCGCCAAACTGCCCGCTTCGACTCGGCCAACCACGCCCGCCGGGCCGTGCCCCTGGCGGCGGCCCGGCAAAAGCGCATGGACCAGGAGCTGCTCGGCAGCTACGCCGGCCAGGTGGCCAGCCTCACGCCGGCCACCATTGCGGGGGCCTACGGAGAACTGCTGCGCGCCACCCGCGTGCGCCAGGCCGGCTGGCAGGCCCGCGACTGGGACTACGCCCAGGACACCTACCGCCGCCTGAATGCCCAGCTGGCCCGCATTCGGCTCGACCTGCCGGCCCGCGACGAGCTGCGCATCCGGGGCTGGCAGGCCGAGTTTACGGCTTTGCGCGCCAAGCGCACCGCGAAGGACCTGCACGCGGCCACTGCCACCAACTAGCAGCCGGGCTTGTTTAGGTAGCACGGGCCAGCCTGCGCTGCATGGGCTAGTATCTTAGCGCCGAACGCCTCCTGCTGAAAATCTGCCCCTTACCCTAGCCATGACCACTGAGTTTACGCCGCCGAAGTCGGAGAATATTATCGTGTTCGACTCGTATTATGAGCCGCTGGCGGCGCATCTGGCGCGCACGCAGCTGGAGGCAGCGGGCATTCCGTGCTTTCTGACCAACGAAAACCTGGTGTCGCTCAACCGCATGTACAGCCCCGTGGCGGGCGGGGTGCGGCTGCACATCTACCAGCGCGATGCGGCGCGGGCGGCCGAGGTGTTGCGCCCGCCCGTTGTGATGCAGGCCGTGCGCGGCGGGCTAGCCGCGCCGGCCGCCGATACTACCCATGCCCTCACGTGCCCGCGCTGCGGCTCGCCCGACGTGGTGTTTGATGCGGCGGCCCGGCCCGGCGCGGCCCACTGGTTTGTGGCGCTGCTCTCGCGGCTGCGGCGCTACCCCTTGCAGGGCCGGGCGCACCACTGCTTTCACTGCGGGCTCAATTTCTGAGGCTAGCCGGCGGCGCCCAACTTTTTGCGGGCCGAACGGCTTTAAGCTGGCATGAAAAAACACCCGCAACAAGTGGCGCTCATCACGGGCGCCAAC
The genomic region above belongs to Hymenobacter sp. BRD128 and contains:
- a CDS encoding response regulator transcription factor, giving the protein MPPRLALAIAPAPMQLLVIEDEPGIARFLKQGLEEESFEVEVVDNGTAGLRQALAQKYDLLLIDWMVPGLTGLEVCQQLRARHDHTPIIFLTAKDTVPDTIAGLQAGANDYIKKPFHFEELLERIRVQLRPAGGRPSASRWGLSCWM
- a CDS encoding winged helix-turn-helix domain-containing protein; this translates as MSTHQVFKGDEEIALTQKEFALLEYLLRHKNKVCRRQSIIENVWDIHFEYNTGVIDVYMNALRKKLKISKEDDYLQTIRGIGYVARD
- a CDS encoding cell wall metabolism sensor histidine kinase WalK → MSLRFQDRIALHYVLATAALVVAAYLVVFGVVRERVYTDLDQNLRFEAAKHMSELRVTASSIRFAHKGEWLEREHREVQVDPVFIQVNDLHGQLMDRSPNLKTDQLPFAAGPDWQQPRNVLLRGKALRQVQVPVRAPGGPVRGYLLAAISSEAAQHVLDSLALVLLGSLPVVLLGLFGSAQWLAGRSIAPIIQITETTNRITRNNLSERIALPPRPDELHTLASAINGLLHRIEQAVAREKQFTADASHELRTPLAVLKGTLEVLVRKPRRPEEYVADITRGIGEIDRLTYLVDQLLLLARFENHAKGLNQQELTVLTCVHDVLYRRRADLNAKHIRVDVQDGDTPAIVSDPYLVDLILDNVLANAVKYSPANSTITVGLEPVAGALRCTITDEGIGIKAEDLNKIFDPLYRSDALAHKEIGGTGLGLSIVAKACALLHITLAVRSELGRGTTFTLGFPL
- a CDS encoding RNA polymerase sigma-70 factor; the encoded protein is MATPDDAALDARLTHLRQTDAAAFLEELFKVFYAPLGAVTYRVVPDRAVVEDILQDVFLRVWQGLATLPAITSHRAYLTRMVLNAALRYQQRAQRQVAWDEAPPASAPVAPDALAQLHATEASAAVAAALAHLPPQCRVVFELSRYEEMSYQQIAEALEISPKTVENQMSKALRILRRELAGVLKNLYGLLLALLALRALALGGTLPGPGRATPMGYFWGRVGWRRRGVSIGY
- a CDS encoding FecR family protein, producing the protein MAAPAPPRAPGASGTPPPPAAPVVRPLWPAAKPAAATWWQLAAALALLVGSGYLLLERQFLHKHDTVTTYASAAQRQLVRLPDGSRVWLNAHSRLHYRGLGAPASHGVRAVQLTGEAYFEVAHNAARPFLVSTATARVRVTGTAFNVRAYAAEDSVEVSVTRGRVWLRRLAAPDSVLLTADTRAALRAADAPGRVAATLRRTPTADQNFRAWQTDTLRFRDTPVAQVAQTLRATFGTTVKLLSTSLGNCRFTGTFARPRPEQVLAVLAAATASRLAPDGSGGYVLTGTGCAEEAAATADLSDSATLVAQP
- a CDS encoding DUF3570 domain-containing protein yields the protein MRFLLAAGLVLALPVAALAQGTPNPNRLDGSGVPAATPVAHPAPVSVGETDLDFISSYYQQNGDHGAVEGGIGTQHLTDVAPTIVLNVPLDSVARLTANVGFDYYASASTDRIDQVISSPSASDVRYHIDLGYARTLKDKRTILSIGGGASKEYDYQSFNLAGSWTHGSRDGNRELSIGGQVYLDRVTLILPVELRTAATGSGNQAHGSGFDNRQSYNLNIVYSQVLTKRLQMAVSTELVSQRGLLSTPFHRVYFYDSDRALGTPGTLGTAKTELLPRLRNKFPVGLRLNYYATDLVQIRGFYRFYNDNFGIRAHTFELEAPVKVSPFFTLYPFYRYHTQTASTYFAPWREHSIYDEYYTSDYDLSAFTAQKLGLGFRYAPLYGLGRFKTPFGGRVAKFKSIDLRYGHYWQTTGLTANIVSVDFGFVMP
- a CDS encoding DUF4266 domain-containing protein; translation: MRLSAFFRPVALGLLLAGSALLPGCVSVAAYQKAYLNDEDMKLATKKVETSEVNFESYREGAGGANGGKVGGGCGCN
- a CDS encoding FAD:protein FMN transferase, which translates into the protein MFLLIKQLLKLRVAALAGLSVGSSLVAAAQAPTVAAARPARAYTRAAHLMGSHFTFTAVSDDDSLAWRALRAGMRETWRIDRLFSYWDSTSQVVKINRLAGIRPVVVDEEVYDLIERTLKISALSGGAFDITFASGDKIYQFDKQAHASLPDSATVRNSIRRIGWQQVKLDPATHSVYLPEKGMRINLAGILQGYGVRRAQEIMKKMGIAGGLINGSGDVYCWGKQPDGAGWRIAIGDPARPHTVSSWLTVSDLAVVTAGNYEQYFTVGGKYYGHIINPHTGYPATGLRSVTIICPDVELADALDDAVFVLGAKPGLALINRLKGVDATVITDDGQTLVSRGMQLNSYHSAAAAVAKPSATR
- a CDS encoding thioredoxin family protein is translated as MRLLAISFVVLLAAGSAHAQAPALVWTSDLTAALAQAKASQQPVLAVFSGSDWCKPCMLLKQEVFDQPEFAQYAQGKFVLARFDFPRNKKNRLDPAQTKRNEEAAARLNKEGAFPAVVLLSPEGKVLARTGYRPGGATAFDTYLNQLLAKN